The Planctellipticum variicoloris DNA window CCGTACTGCACGAAGGCTGCACCGGTCGTAACGTCGACTGGACGCCGCTCGGCGAGGTGAAAACGTCCCCCTTTGAGTACGACTTCGTCGTTCCGGCCGGCGGCTGGTACCGGCTGGAGGTTCGCGCTCTCGACGCCGCCGGGACGACGGTCAAGACGGCCGACGTCGACCCCGTCGGCGTCGGCGAAGTCTTCGTGATCTCGGGTCAGTCCTACGCGGCCGGCGCCAACGACGAGCACCAGCGGATCGACGATCCGCTCGAACGCTCGGTCCTGCTCGACGTCCCTGCGAAATCCTGGCGCACGGCGAACGATCCGTTCCCCAACGTCGGCGATGGCGGCACCATCTGGCCCGCGTTTGCCAATGCCCTGCAGCCGCTGCTCCGCGTGCCGGTGGGACTGGTGAATGTCGCGGTCGGCGGAACCGCGACTCGCCAATGGCTCCCCGGCGAAGATCTCTACAAGCGATTTGTGGAGGGAGGGAAGGCGGCCGGACTCTTCCGCTTCGTCCTCTGGCAGCAGGGCGAAAGCGACGTCATCGAAAACATCCCGACCGCGACCTACGTCGAACGGCTGCAGACGATCCGCGACGGATTGACGAAGGAGTGGGGCTTCGGGCCGATGTGGCTGCTGGCCAAGTCGACGCTGCATCCCACCGTCTACAACAAGCCGGTTGAAGAAGCCCGCATTCGGGAAGCCATCGACCGGTTGTGGAAATTGCCGGGTTTCGCCCCCGGCCCCGATACTGACATCCTGGCGGGAGAGAACCGTGGCGACGTGAAGTCCCGCCGGCACTTCTCCCCGATTGGCCAGCGCCGGGCGGGCCTGATGTGGTTCGCCAGCGTCTGGGCCGCGTTGCACGAGGAGTCGAACCGATGAATCCGTGGATGGAATTCCAGCAAACAATCAACCGCCGGGCGCTGCTGCAGCACTCCGCCTCCGCCATCGGCACGGCCGCGCTGGCCGGGTTGTTCGCGAGTGAGACTCGGGCGCAGGAAGCCGCTGCGGCTCAACTCACGCACTTCGCCCCGAAGGCCAAACGGATCGTCTACCTGTTCCAGTCGGGCGGGCCGTCGCACCTGGAGCTGTACGATCACAAGCCAAAGCTCAAGGAGCTGCATGGGACCGAACTCCCCGATTCGATCCGCCAGGGCCAGCGGCTGACCGGCATGACCAGCGGCCAGAAGAGTTTTCCGGTCGTCGCTCCGAAGTTCGCGTTTCAACAGGCGGGGCAGAACGGAACGTGGATCAGCGAACTGCTGCCCCACACGGCAAAAGTTATCGACGACATCTGCCTGATCCGCTCGATGCACACCGAGGCGATCAACCACGATCCTGCCATTACATTCATTCAGACCGGTTCGCAGCAGCCCGGCCGGCCGTCGCTGGGGGCCTGGCTGAGCTATGGCCTCGGCAGCGAAGCCGAAGACCTCCCCGCGTTTATCGTGCTGATCTCGCACGGTTCGGGGAAAGACGCCAACCAGGGGTTGCTGGAGCGGCTGTGGGGGAGCGGCTTCCTGCCGTCGAATCACCAGGGGGTGAAGCTCCGCAGCAGTGGCGATCCGGTGCTGTATCTGTCCGATCCGCCGGGGATCGACCGCGATCTCCGCCGGGCGATGCTCGACGGCCTGGCGAAGCTCAACCAGCGCGAGCTCGCGCAGTCGGGCGATCCGGAAATCGCCACCCGGATCGCGCAGTACGAGATGGCGTTCCGGATGCAGGCCTCAGTCCCCGAACTGACCGACCTGTCGACGGAAACGGCGCAGACGTTCGAGCTCTACGGCGACGAAGCGAAGCAGCCCGGTACGTTCGCCGCCAACTGCCTGCTGGCCCGCCGGCTGCTGGAGCGGGGCGTCCGTTGCGTGCAGCTCTATCACCGCGGCTGGGACCAGCACGGCGGCCTGCCGCTGAACATCCCGAAGCAGGCCCACGACGTCGACCAGCCTCAGGCCGCGCTGATCACCGATCTCAAGCAGCGGGGAATGCTCGAAGACACGCTCATCGTCTGGGCGGGCGAGTTCGGCCGGACGGTGTATGGCCAGGGGGGCCTGCAGGAGAACTACGGCCGGGACCACCACGGCCGGTGTTTCTCAGTCTGGCTGGCTGGCGGCGGGATCAAATCGGGCGTCGTTCACGGCGAGACGGACGACTACGGCTACAACATCACCCGCGACCCGGTCCACATCCACGACCTCAACGCAACCATCCTGCACTGCCTGGGCTACGACCACAAACGCCTGACCTTCCGGTTCCAGGGCCGCGACTACCGGCTGACCGATGTGCATGGGGAGGTGGTGGGAGCGCTATTGGCGTAGACGGGCGTCAGGCTGTCGCTGAGAATGAACTCAAATGAGATTTATTGTGTCCTCGCCTTCCCCGGTGTGTTGACAGCTAATCAAGTTGCGAGCTGAATCATGATTCCGCTGGATCGAATTACGCACGACCCTCAGGTGATGGGGGGCAAGCCCTGCATCCGGGGGATGCGCGTGACGGTGGGGACGATTGTCGGCCTGATCGCCAGCGGCGCGACGACGGAGGAGATCCTGGCGGACTATCCGTATCTGGAGACCGCGGACATTCCGGCGGCGCTGTCGTATGCCGCTTGGCGAGCGGAAGAGGTGGAAGTTCCGCTGGTTCGGTCATGAAGCTCCTGGTCGATATGAATCTGACCCCGCGCTGGTGCGATGTCCTGCGTGGCGAGGGCTGGGACGCCGTTCACTGGTCCGAAGTCGGGATGGCGACGGCTCCAGACTCTGAGCTCATGGCGTGGGCTCTCCGCGAGAACCGGATCGTTCTGACGCACGATCTGGATTTCGGCGCGATGCTCGCAGCAACTCGGTCGGCCGGCCCAAGTGTTGCGCAAGTTCGAACGCAAGACGTTCGACCAGAAGCCTTATCGGCGACGCTGATTCCCCTGTTGCGCCAGTTTGAATCGGAACTGACTGCCGGCGCGTTGCTGGTCGTGGACGAAGGTCGTTCTCGCGTGCGGGTCTTGCCGTTGTCAAAGGAATAGCGGTATGGCGACTCGAACGATGGCGCTGGTCGACTTTTGACTCGCGGAGAAATTCCGACTGCTGATCAGCAGTCGCAGCAGCCAGCAGGCTGAACTCACTGAACTTCCCGCTCTGCAAGTCACCTTGAAGTTCACGGCAGACAACTGTCCCGCCTTTTCCGCGGATCAAGTCGCAGACAAGCCATTTGCCACCGCAGATTCGGAGGTCGGCGATCTGATGCGTTGCGTTCACAAGTCGTTTTCGGAACGAAGCCCGATCAACTCCACCGTCTCGATCTGAGCCGGTTCGGAGAAGCCAAACTTCTCAACTCTCAACTCTCAACTCTCAACGATTCAAAACACCGACAGCAGCAGCAACTGCGCCATCCGGATCAGCCACGTCCGGTCGCCGGGGGTCATCTCGCCCTTCTCCAGGATCCGGCCGGTCTTGTTCTTGACCGTCGTGATCATGTACCGCTGGATGTCGCTGAGGGGCCTCTCGTCCCCGGCGGCCATCAGCAGCGTGGTGATCCGCTGCAGGGCGTGGACTTCGTCAAGATCGCCGTTGACCGCCGGGCTCCAGACGGGGGGCTGGGACGTTTCGCCGACATGCTGGACGATCCGCAGGACCAGGCTCGAAACGCGGGCCGCCTTTTCGTAGTCGATCCGGTCGGGCGTATCGCGCGGCGTATGGTAGTCGGGATGCTCGCCGGTCGAGAAGAAGAGGTAGGGGACTTCGCGGTCCCGGAACGGGCCGTAGTCGCTGCGGGTGCCGATCAGGTCGGTCCCCAGCCGGGCGACTTCCAGGCCCGCCGGTCGGCCGACGACGTCGAACGCCTCCTTGAGCTGCGGGGCGTGTTCGGTTCCCAGCACGAAAACTGCCGGCAGAGGGAGGTTGCCGAGCGACCGGCCGATCATGTCCGCGGTGATGAAGAGTTTGACTTGCTCCAGCGGCCAGGGGGTGTGCGACGCAAACCAGCGCGAGCCCCACAGCATCTGCTCTTCCATGTCGAAACCGACGAAGGCGATCGTCCGGCGGGGCCGCTGGCCGGCGGCGGCGAGCTGGCGGGCGACTTCGAGCACCATCGCAACGCCCGAC harbors:
- a CDS encoding sialate O-acetylesterase yields the protein MPTFEEAFGRRDFCRTAAIAGGAILLPLTAHAAEKSVALTLLSPVPRQVIQREDYRPAQAHDHEPGGPKLGQARVAIRGTWTGPVPVRLEARAVLHEGCTGRNVDWTPLGEVKTSPFEYDFVVPAGGWYRLEVRALDAAGTTVKTADVDPVGVGEVFVISGQSYAAGANDEHQRIDDPLERSVLLDVPAKSWRTANDPFPNVGDGGTIWPAFANALQPLLRVPVGLVNVAVGGTATRQWLPGEDLYKRFVEGGKAAGLFRFVLWQQGESDVIENIPTATYVERLQTIRDGLTKEWGFGPMWLLAKSTLHPTVYNKPVEEARIREAIDRLWKLPGFAPGPDTDILAGENRGDVKSRRHFSPIGQRRAGLMWFASVWAALHEESNR
- a CDS encoding DUF1501 domain-containing protein, coding for MNPWMEFQQTINRRALLQHSASAIGTAALAGLFASETRAQEAAAAQLTHFAPKAKRIVYLFQSGGPSHLELYDHKPKLKELHGTELPDSIRQGQRLTGMTSGQKSFPVVAPKFAFQQAGQNGTWISELLPHTAKVIDDICLIRSMHTEAINHDPAITFIQTGSQQPGRPSLGAWLSYGLGSEAEDLPAFIVLISHGSGKDANQGLLERLWGSGFLPSNHQGVKLRSSGDPVLYLSDPPGIDRDLRRAMLDGLAKLNQRELAQSGDPEIATRIAQYEMAFRMQASVPELTDLSTETAQTFELYGDEAKQPGTFAANCLLARRLLERGVRCVQLYHRGWDQHGGLPLNIPKQAHDVDQPQAALITDLKQRGMLEDTLIVWAGEFGRTVYGQGGLQENYGRDHHGRCFSVWLAGGGIKSGVVHGETDDYGYNITRDPVHIHDLNATILHCLGYDHKRLTFRFQGRDYRLTDVHGEVVGALLA
- a CDS encoding DUF433 domain-containing protein encodes the protein MIPLDRITHDPQVMGGKPCIRGMRVTVGTIVGLIASGATTEEILADYPYLETADIPAALSYAAWRAEEVEVPLVRS
- a CDS encoding DUF5615 family PIN-like protein, with the protein product MKLLVDMNLTPRWCDVLRGEGWDAVHWSEVGMATAPDSELMAWALRENRIVLTHDLDFGAMLAATRSAGPSVAQVRTQDVRPEALSATLIPLLRQFESELTAGALLVVDEGRSRVRVLPLSKE
- a CDS encoding M28 family metallopeptidase yields the protein MTRSLLNLPVAAAVLAAAMPTFPVQADDRPISALTAVVAATREREFAPAIQPADIRPHIEFLASPELRGRGGRERTEAARYIVTRFRELGLEPLFPDGRYAQDIPGKAEENGVRPVIGRNVGALLPGSDPAVRDEVIIVSAHYDHLGSSGGEIYAGADDNASGVAMVLEVARQLAAAGQRPRRTIAFVGFDMEEQMLWGSRWFASHTPWPLEQVKLFITADMIGRSLGNLPLPAVFVLGTEHAPQLKEAFDVVGRPAGLEVARLGTDLIGTRSDYGPFRDREVPYLFFSTGEHPDYHTPRDTPDRIDYEKAARVSSLVLRIVQHVGETSQPPVWSPAVNGDLDEVHALQRITTLLMAAGDERPLSDIQRYMITTVKNKTGRILEKGEMTPGDRTWLIRMAQLLLLSVF